The genomic interval AAACTCCCACGGTCTCTTCGATTTCGAACAGCTGAGAGAGAAAAACGAAGGCGAAAATTGGGAAGAGAATTTCCGTACTCACACCGATAAAAGACCGTACGGTCCTCAATCGATTAGCTTCGATGTTTCGTTTTACGACGCTGATTTCGTTTACGGGATTCCCGAACGCGCTACAAGCCTCGCGTTGAAACCAACCAGAGGACCTAATGTTGACGAATCGGAACCTTATAGGCTCTTTAATTTGGATGTTTTTGAATACATTCACGATTCTCCGTTTGGACTTTACGGTTCGATTCCGTTCATGCTTTCACACGGTAAGGTTAGGGGAACTTCCGGTTTTTTCTGGCTTAACGCCGCCGAGATGCAAATTGACGTTCTTGCCCCTGGTTGGGATGCTGAGTCAGGGATTTCGCTCCCTTCTTCTCAGAATAGGATTGATACGATGTGGATGAGTGAAGCTGGTGTGGTTGATGCCTTTTTCTTCGTTGGTCCGAACCCGAAAGATGTTTTGAGACAGTATGTTGCGGTGACCGGAGCTCCGGCGCTGCCTCAGATGTTTGCAGTGGCTTATCATCAGTGTCGGTGGAACTATCGTGACGAGGAGGATGTTGAAAATGTTGATGctaaatttgatgaatttgatattCCTTATGATGTTTTGTGGCTTGATATTGAGCATACTGATGGGAAGAGGTATTTTACTTGGGATAGGGTTCTTTTCCCTAATCCTGAGGAGATGCAGAGGAAATTGGCTGGTAAGGGGAGACACATGGTTACTATTGTGGATCCTCATATTAAGAGAGATGATAATTTTCATTTGCATAAGGAGGCTTCTGAGAAGGGGTATTATGTTAAGGATTCAAATGGGAATGATTTTGATGGTTGGTGCTGGCCTGGTTCTTCGTCTTATGCTGATACTTTGAACCCTGAAATTAGGTCATGGTGGGCTGATAAATTTTCTTATCAGAGTTATGTTGGTTCAACTCCTTCACTTTACATATGGAATGATATGAATGAACCTTCTGTCTTTAATGGTCCTGAGGTATGTCTATTATTATTTCAGAGATTCTtctacttttttgttgttgttgttgttgttgtttcagGGCACATTCATCAACATGCATTTTGGTTTGggaaaaagaatataaataatGTGATTGTAAGGAACTCACTAGTAACTATCACTATCCTTTTCCATGATAATAATCATGAATGTACATTCTTGTATACGATGGGGAAATCAATAAGATTTGTTACAATTTATGCACAAATTGACTTTAATCATTAGTGATCTCATAATTTAGGATTAGCTATCAAACAAATGTCACTTCTACAGCATTTAGTCCACCAGAAGGTAAAATGCATGTTTGAAAATTAGTAGAGGCTAACAGCATCCTACTCACCAGTCGCACCATCATCATTCATGTGATTTAGCGGTTGTGACGCCACAATAGTAGCTCAGCTGTTGTATCAAATCACACTCAAGGAGGAGGAATAACTAAACATCCCTAACTGAGTGAAGATTCTGGCAATATAAGATTATATGAGGGAGATTCTGAAATTCGGCCGATCCTCAGTGAAGCCAAACCAATATTGATTAATAGATCTATTAGAAAAAAGACAATAGGTTGCAACAATTGTCAGAGATCCCATTATTCTGAATTCACCAACAACACCCCAAAATTGTATACTGGTGCAACTTGCATCACTATAAAATACAACTTGTGTTTGTGGTTGTCTTGTGTCTCCCCATTTCTCATTATGTCTTTTTTATGTGATTTATAATTTGATGTCCCTTGAGAAGCAGAGCCTGGATCCATGGTTTACTTTAATCCATGCATCCACCGTGCATTGGTAAAACTATGACTGTCTTCCTCAAAATGGGGAAACTGAAGATATGGTTGTTTGTATTCAGGTAACAATGCCTAGAGATGCTTTACATTATGGAGGTGTTGAACATCGGGAGGTGCACAATGCCTATGGGTATTACTTCCACATGGCAACTGCGGAAGGGCTATTGAAGCGTGGTGAAGGGAAAGACAGGCCATTTGTTTTGTCAAGAGCATTGTTTGCTGGAAGTCAAAGGTATGGAGCAGTTTGGACTGGCGATAATTCTGCTGATTGGGATCACCTTAGAGTTTCCGTTCCAATGGTTTTGACCCTTGGTCTTACTGGAATGTCATTCTCTGGTCAGTATCATCCTTCTTATGATGCATTGGTTATTTTGTTATTCTTTTCTTTGCATGTCCACAATCAGTGCATTATTTTGCACGAGTTGGgatctctttctctctctctctctatatatatatatatatagtcagTGCACTACTttgcctctctctctctctctctgttcAGATGATCATATATCATGTACATTATGCAGGTGCCGATGTTGGTGGATTTTTTGGGAATCCGGAACCTGAGTTATTAGTCCGTTGGTACCAGTTAGGAGCTTACTATCCTTTCTTTAGGGCCCATGCCCATCACGACACGAAAAGACGAGAACCATGGTTGTTTGGGTAGGACTGATTTGCTTTAAGATTTATTTGTCCCAAAGTCAATTTATCGTTAGGTTTTTTGGTACTCcctttgttttattatacttATTCAACAAGGACAAAACAGTGATTTTTAACCACTCTTCTCGTGGGTTAAGAGCTGTTTTCCTTTGAAAAATTAGTCTATCGTGCTTTAATAGAAGAACTTTATCAAGGTATGAACTGCCGTacaaatgttatatataaatgaatttaagtTATATTGTATATCTAATGTACAAGTGCAAACTAGTATCAAAGGACACACAATCACTAAAAACCACAATAACTTCACAAGCTTACACACTTAGACCTTTCCCCAGTCCCCACATGCAAAGGGGGTTAAGTAAGTGGCACCATTGATTGAATTATAAGAATTTCGTTAAGATGCACCAAGTTTACCTACTGTATGCCCATTGACTATCAAATGGATCCTGAATTTTGAGGTTATCTGTTTGTCAATATTGCGAATTAATCATCCTTCTGCTTTGATATCGCAGAGAGCGAAAGACAGAATTAATTAGGGATGCTATACATGTTCGTTATGCACTTCTTCCATACTTCTACACATTATTCAGAGAGGCTAACATTACTGGTGCTCCCGTAGCCCGTCCATTATGGATGGAATTCCCATCTGACGAAGCTACTTTTAGCAATGATGAAGCTTTCATGGTTGGGAACAGTATTTTAGTGCAAGGGATCTATACTGAGGTGCTTTAGTCGGTTTGCAGATACATATATGTTTTCTTTTAGCTAATCATTTCCTTCTCAATTGTGAtctttaattatagtttttataatCCTTTATTGCTGGCAGCGAGCTAAGCATGCATCAGTCTATCTGCCTGGAAAACAATCCTGGTATGACCTAAGAACTGGAACTGTCTACAAGGGAGGGGTGACACACAAGTTGGAGGTTACAGAGGAGAGCATTCCTGNNNNNNNNNNNNNNNNNNNNNNNNNNNNNNNNNNNNNNNNNNNNNNNNNNNNNNNNNNNNNNNNNNNNNNNNNNNNNNNNNNNNNNNNNNNNNNNNNNNNNNNNNNNNNNNNNNNNNNNNNNNNNNNNNNNNNNNNNNNNTCCTGCTTTCCAGAGAGGTGGAACCATTCTAACGAGGAAGGACCGGTTTCGGCGAAGTTCCACTCAGATGACAAATGATCCTTTCACTCTGGTAGGTTTTTCTACTGatttcatgtaatttttttgaatCTGTTCGAATGCCAAGTATCCCCAAGAAGATATTTCTTCTTGCCTTCATTCTGTTTTGTTTCTATTCATGCCCTTTATTTTGTTGATAATATCAATGTTAAAATAGAGTTTATGCTAGTTGGTTACCGATGCTGCTTGTCATCAGGCCATTGGCAGCCCAGCTTAGATCAATGTAACAACACGAGAATGTTTTGCAGTTCAATATCTGAGCTCCACACCTATCTATGATTATGTAGATTTTGAATGGATACATAATATGCTATTTGTCTATTTTAGTCTGTACTTGAGAGGATGTAAACTGAATGACTTTAGACATAGAAAAAATGAGTTGATGCCTGCGTGTGAGTACGTCCTAGCtaggaaaatttaaaaaaagtaatttgcCTACTTTGGTAGAAAATGGCGGATGGGTTTTTCTAAGTACATGATATTGACTGTTTGAGTAACCTTGTTATTTGTTGCATTCCATGCAACAAATGGCTGCCTGTAAGATTGAGTTGGGAAATGTTGCATGGCTGTACCTTGTTTGTAAATGGAAAGTAGACTACTAGTTTGCTTGATGATAAACTTTTTACGGTTCTCTGTTTGACAGGTTATAGCTCTGAATAGTTCCCAAGCAGCTGAAGGTGAACTGTACATTGATGATGGCAGCAGTTTTGGTTTTCTTGAAGGTGCCTTTATCCATAGACgttttatttttgcaaatgGAAAACTTACATCTGTGAACCTGGCACCTACTTCTGGTGGAAATGTTCGTCATACATCAGATGTTCTCATTGAGAGGATTATCCTGCTAGGACATGCTCCTGGCTCAAAGAATGCACTGATTGAACCCTCAAATCAAAATGTTGATATAGAACTTGGCCCGCTTTGGGTTCAAAGGGCACATTCACCAGCTTTCATGACCATACGTAAACCTAATGTCCGTGTTGCAGAAGATTGGACTATCAAAATTTTGTAAACTGGTAGTGCAAAAGATTTAGTTCGTTAATTGAGTTCATATGAAGTTCAACTGCAAAAGTTAGCGTAAGGAAAAAAGAAGTCTTGAAGAATGCCTGTGCACAAATACAATTTCGGCGGCTTGTTTAATGACTTAGGATTTGAGAATTTGAGAGATGTATGCTTGGAAGTTGTGACTTCAATGTAGCCTAAGGGATTAAGTTGACAacgataattttttatcatctGGAATGGTCATCTGTGTTGGCTTTTGGAAAGTACATTGATGAATGCAATAACAGCTACTTTATATATGTTCCTTGCAAAATCAAATTAGTCAACTATTATGGTTAATGGAtttgttttgagcatttaagGATATTGGATATATTAGGGTTTCACATTAGGCCAACTTATCTTCACAAAATTTTTTGTAAGGTGAGCAATATAAACTAAACTCTTTTTTAGGTTGGGACGTTCAACACATCCCTCACACGCACGTCCAGAATTGTCCAGAATTTAACATATGAGACATAACTCTCACTTATAAAGTGTTTTTAGATAGATTATGATCTATGTtagatttttaatataaaaccaATATGAGACATACTTTCTACGTATATCTCATTTGAGATGAGAATCTCAACTAGATTAAAACCCTTGTTAGTGATAATCCTATTATCAGTTTTTAGGTATATGCATATAGCCAAAACGTTAGCATATGGGAAGAAAATTCCAAGCCTCTAAATTAGGATTAAGCTTGTATGACatataatatgtataaaattatcCAAAACCAAAGCTATAAATAGTTTCCATATATTATGTAATGAAGAGAGCAATTTTTAAGTCATGGATGATGATATATCATATACATTGATTAACTAttcattttttaagataaattatgaACTGTATAAAATTGCTTGCAATACAAGCTATCTGCTAAAGCTAGCTCTTTCATTAATCCATCTTCTTCTCTGATAATTGGGGTTTGTTGAGTGACACAGATCGTTTATCCTCTGCTGTCTTAGCATAAATCTCTCCTCTGTCTTGGAAATACCTCTCAAAAGCTCTTGGAAGGAACCTTGGTATCAAGAACCCAAATAGATTCATTGAGAAATAAGCCAGATTTGCCACTGCCAAACCCTTCCCAAACCAATACCATGCTGTGTCCTGCAATATGCAACAACGCTTGCAATTCATTCATCCTCCATACACatttgatataaataacaacatattttttaatgaaactaGGGATAGtcctaaatttaaaagtaataaagAAGTATTGAAGAAACGAATAAAGAGAAATTGAAATGAATGACCTGAAAGCGAGCATTAGCAGGCAAAGTCTTGTTAAGCCAAACATCATTAATCCAATCAATATCAACAAAGATCCTTCTAATAGTATAGATCATAGGGACCAAAGCTCTAACAGGTGGCGAAAAGAGAGACAAACCACTAATAATATTCTCAGTCAATATCtgaaaagaaagcaaaaaaagATGTGGTGTAGCAGAACGAACAGCATGTTCATCACCTCTTGCAAACCCTCCAAGAACATAAGCAAGTGGCAAAAACAACCCAACAGTTGTTCCAACAATAACATACATTCTAAACATTCTACTTCCTTTGAAAATCTCTTGTTGTGAGTGTGAAGTGTTGGTTGAACCAGTTGATGGAAATGCAAAATGTGCAAGTGCTAAGATGTATGCAGATGCAAAAGCTGGGAATGCTAGATCAAGAAGTGGAACAAGACCACTTGCTGAGAAAACTAATATGAATGCTACCAGTTGAAGCTCTATTACACGTAATGAACCCATCATGCTACCTGCTGCTGGTGGTGCTTTGGTGGTTCTCTGTTTGGAATTTTTTGTTGCATTTGGTAGTGGTGGTGGTGCTGGAGGAGCTGTTGCTAGAGATACACCTGACATTTTCTTTGATTTCACTTATCAAAGGTTAATTTGTTAATGACTAGTTGTTTTGTTCCTACAGCAGAAACATGGGTGTATGAGTTAGTGTAACACATTTTAAACATATTAATGCATGCAACTGTTTTGTCTTAATACTCCTTCCTTGGTAAtctgaaattcaaaatttaagagaagagaGAGATAAGTAAAGTCTGGAGATTTCATATTAGATTCGAACTTGAaatcatcaaattcaatttcaatcTAGGTATGTAAGATGTTACTTTGAAAAAGGGTGAATTGGTGacagaaatttaaaataaaaaagaaattaatatgtaattttggagttttaaataattggagacaaatttaatgtttttgtttCTATAATTTTGTGACTTTAAATGGGTTGTTAATAAATTTGTATGCAAAATTGAAGATGTAGTGTACTTTGATTAATTTAAAGCTAATTAACTTGACATCTCTTGTTTGATAAGAGAACAATGCATAGTTACCTAGCACTGGAAGAACCAAAAGGGTGATGAAAATGAGTATTTGAGAAGGAAAATTCAAAGATTACTATTGCTGGGGTAGGATTAATATTTCAGGTGAAAAAAGAAACAAGCTATAagaaaatatgagataaataaaaGACAAGAAAAGAAGAGAAGAGATGTTATGTTAGTCTTACAAGAGAAGAGGCAGATTGTAGGTTCAAAAACGAAAGGCGTTGTTGCTCTTAGGAGCGTTTGTGATGATCCTAAATTGATGGCTGcacaaaacatatataaatgGAAATCTATATATAGCAATAGCAACGTTGTAACGTGTAATGTAGCATGCATGACACTTGCTTCACTTCCACCTCCTCACTCACCATTACTTTGCACGTGTTACATCCTATTTGTTGCTTACCttctaacttaacaatttttaCATTCTAATTTCAGTGTAATTGAATTTGTTGGTTGGTTGATaataacaatttcaattttgctATCAACACCCCTTAATTTACTACCTACACCCCTCAAATGTTTAACAAAATCATAATTTCCAAATTATCCTTtccttcttcctcttcattaacctaactcgtcttttttttctttattctaTCTTTATCGTTTTCATTCAGaaacttcttcattttcttcattttcttaaaCATTAACCATCATCATCATTAACCATTTTCATAaatcatcatcaatcatcattaatCTTCATTAATCATCATCATTAATTTTCATTAATCATCATCAATCATCGTTAACTATCTTCAGAATTTTGCTAACATTTATGTGAGCTCAATTTCACATAAGTTTaggtgaactgagttcacgtacatttACGTAAACTAAATTCTAGTAAGTTTACATGAACTGAGTTTACGTACGTCGTGTAAACTGAATTATAGTAAATATACATGAACTTAGTTCAAAACATACGtgaaattgagttcacgtaaatgGTTTAATTTTCAATCTTCAATAATTTTGCGATCTTAATTCACGTATGTATACGTGaattaaaatcacataaataatTGATTACGCAATTTTAAATCACGTACGTGTACGTAAATTAAGATTGCATAAATTATGATACTTTTACTTTTGTTTAACGTACGTGAATTTAATTCACTTAACAATacaacgtacgtgaactgataCAATCCCCAgatttaaagaagaaaaaaaaaatgaaactaaaaaacaaaCCAACACACATacatttttaagttattttaacCACAATGTGACGAAAAAACTGATTGTGTAAGTTATGAGTGAGTTATGAGAGTTTTAAATGATTGTGAAATAGGGTTTGTGAGGTATGGTGATTTTTTGACGAGTCGTGAGATGAGATGAATGTTGATGAAAGTAAGTTatgagttaataaaattgtaaaaaaatattataaatatcatatgacattttaagtattttggtttttttacaaatttgagGGGTGTGAGTAGCAATATTGTAACAATTTCTTGatatcataaaaatttagtATTCTAAATTTTCGtccaataaatttttataatattccacacataaattgatttaaaaatagagaataaaattaataaaaagtatttaGAAGATTATTGTTCAAAGAaaacttttgaagaaaaaaaaaatatatgtatatatatagaaacCAAAAGGCAAGACGTTTTTCACTTTTACTATTAGCTCTTTCCAAACCATGATTCATGATTGACAACTGTCGCAAAATTTGTATCCAACTTATTACTTTGATTAATGCATTTCACCAGTTTATTGTAGGAAATAGAATGAATATAGCGATTTGGCTTAAAACGTATAATAAGCAATATATGAAATGAACCATAACTCCTGTGAGAAGAttcatgaataaaaaattcaaaatattaccACTAAAGTGCAGTTTCAGAGCCTCTGAAGAAAATACATTGATTTAGAATGGCTTACACTCAAAGGATAGCACATTTACAGCATATTACCCCTACCATAAATTAAACCTCAGAGCTAGCCTATAATACAACAGTATATGTATTtatatggaaaaaaaatcaGCTTCTTTGATGCAGCCAAGCTGGCAAAACAAATGGTACAATGCAATGCTTCAATTAACTCTTCCGGATTTGATAACTAGTATTATCAGCTGCAGACAGCTTCCACTGCAAGTTTGGTTGATAAGCCAGAACACAAGTTGGTTTTGAAATTCTCTTCACTTAATTTTATGACACAATCGTTTTTGTTTAGGCACGCCTGCAAAAACATCATAAGTGTAAAGATCTTCAAGAATCAAATCATTTAACATAAAAGAGTATCATTGTTCAAGATCGACGGAACAACATGGGAATACAATCTCCAACTAAGAAGTATCGTTGTATAGATTCTATCCACTAACACACCTAGCATGTTTCCACTAGGCTATTTTTTAGGAAAATATTTTTCCATTAGGCCAATGGATAGGTTTTTAATATTTGTCACAATTGAAAAACACTCGGAAGATTGTTTAGAAAAACTTATGTAAATAATGTATGACAGATCCATAAACCGTTTTCTACTCATTTCCATGAACTTTTTAGGACagttgaaaacaacttatagtttATATGAAAACACTTATATGATAAACACTTTTGTTTATTCAAACTGGAAAATAGCAAAACAAATAAGTTGCCAAAAATACATACCTTTTCAACCACTATGCTAGAATTAGGATCATGGCAATCTCCCTTAAGGTAAGCTCCACATTTTCCAGAAGGAGTTCCAAAGCTAGCAAATTTTACAGCAGTTATAACAGTGTTACTGGGGCATGTTAAACGCGCAAAAGGAAGGTTTTTGTTGTTCTCTATCTTATTTTCATGCTCAGAAAGGAGTCCAACAGAGGGATGATCCTTGGCAACAAGGGCACACAATCCAGATACTTTACGTCTCACAAATGTAATCTTTGTTGGATCACCACCTTTCTCCTCAAAGATCACAAGAACATTTCCAGATGGCTTGAACCAAGATCGTGGAACATGGTACCTGATTCATTGGAAGtacataatgttttttttatcataacaaGGATGAGAAAAAACTCTACAAAAGGAACTAAATCTATAATGACTGTAAAAGACAGTGCATTACAGCTCATCAATTTCACTTCAATCATAATTGCTTATAGTTTTACCATTTTTGTGAAGGTTCTCCACAACCAGTGTCACATTTATCTGGATTGAATTTGCCTCTATAGTCACATTCTTGAACACAATCTTCCTTCTTGAATTCACTTATCCTAGGCCAATATCTTCCAATTTCTTCTCCATTTAACCAAGCTAAACCTTTTCCCATATACAACATATCCAATCCAACTGGTTCATCCCCCGGCGGAGCATCCACAATAGCCTGAAAAGCCATGAAATTTATACATTCTTCagccaaaaaacaaaaaaaaaaaaccaatactaAATGAAAGATGGCTATGATGATTTTCATCAGAGAAGACAAAAACAAGAAAGGTATTACCTTGTACCATGTCAATGCCTGCCCTTTTGGTGGTTCTGAAGTAGATGTCCAGTTCACACCATTCAACCCATTTCCCTGGTATATCTTTAGATGTTCTCCTTGTACTCCAATCTGAGAAAGCAAAAAATAGAAGAGATCAAAGGACAAAcactgataaaaaaaaaggttaattaTTCACACTTTGGACTACAATCGAGGGTCTTTAAAAGATTGAGAAGGTAGTGAGACCTGCAGATTGAAATCCATTTTACAATGATAATGCAAGAGGAAAAGTACCTTGTAAGTCCACACATTAGAAGACAAGTCTATTGTCTTGTTGTTGAGTCCCTTAATCTTTACACTTGTTAATCCTGCCCCTACGAAGTCATAAAATGGTCCAGCCGTCTAAACA from Cicer arietinum cultivar CDC Frontier isolate Library 1 chromosome 5, Cicar.CDCFrontier_v2.0, whole genome shotgun sequence carries:
- the LOC101500552 gene encoding uncharacterized protein, with protein sequence MSGVSLATAPPAPPPLPNATKNSKQRTTKAPPAAGSMMGSLRVIELQLVAFILVFSASGLVPLLDLAFPAFASAYILALAHFAFPSTGSTNTSHSQQEIFKGSRMFRMYVIVGTTVGLFLPLAYVLGGFARGDEHAVRSATPHLFLLSFQILTENIISGLSLFSPPVRALVPMIYTIRRIFVDIDWINDVWLNKTLPANARFQDTAWYWFGKGLAVANLAYFSMNLFGFLIPRFLPRAFERYFQDRGEIYAKTAEDKRSVSLNKPQLSEKKMD
- the LOC101500239 gene encoding probable glucan 1,3-alpha-glucosidase produces the protein MSNQTLRFILLLLLSSSVFSWKKEEFRNCNQTPFCKRARSRTPGSCSLTATDVTISDGDLTANLIPKHTNESESESKPLILTLSVYQDGILRLKIDEQHSSKTRFQVPDVVVSHFQETKLYLQRLTNEDLNGPSSVVYLSDGYSAVIRHDPFELFIRNDNSGDRVISLNSHGLFDFEQLREKNEGENWEENFRTHTDKRPYGPQSISFDVSFYDADFVYGIPERATSLALKPTRGPNVDESEPYRLFNLDVFEYIHDSPFGLYGSIPFMLSHGKVRGTSGFFWLNAAEMQIDVLAPGWDAESGISLPSSQNRIDTMWMSEAGVVDAFFFVGPNPKDVLRQYVAVTGAPALPQMFAVAYHQCRWNYRDEEDVENVDAKFDEFDIPYDVLWLDIEHTDGKRYFTWDRVLFPNPEEMQRKLAGKGRHMVTIVDPHIKRDDNFHLHKEASEKGYYVKDSNGNDFDGWCWPGSSSYADTLNPEIRSWWADKFSYQSYVGSTPSLYIWNDMNEPSVFNGPEVTMPRDALHYGGVEHREVHNAYGYYFHMATAEGLLKRGEGKDRPFVLSRALFAGSQRYGAVWTGDNSADWDHLRVSVPMVLTLGLTGMSFSGADVGGFFGNPEPELLVRWYQLGAYYPFFRAHAHHDTKRREPWLFGERKTELIRDAIHVRYALLPYFYTLFREANITGAPVARPLWMEFPSDEATFSNDEAFMVGNSILVQGIYTERAKHASVYLPGKQSWYDLRTGTVYKGGVTHKLEVTEESIPAFQRGGTILTRKDRFRRSSTQMTNDPFTLVIALNSSQAAEGELYIDDGSSFGFLEGAFIHRRFIFANGKLTSVNLAPTSGGNVRHTSDVLIERIILLGHAPGSKNALIEPSNQNVDIELGPLWVQRAHSPAFMTIRKPNVRVAEDWTIKIL